A window of the Arthrobacter sp. Marseille-P9274 genome harbors these coding sequences:
- a CDS encoding amidohydrolase family protein, producing the protein MHVHVEIDGHGHCSLPPALMDASSAYFKAEERTPSLDSIAETYRALNMAAVVFTVDARTKLSHKPNSIEDIVEGAARNNDVLIPFGSVDPLTGSEAIVRAKRLAEDYGVRGFKFHPSLQGFDPSQGEFYPLWEALQEIGLPAIFHTGQNGMGAGLPGGYGIKLAYSNPLLLDAVAADFPGLQVIMAHPSVPWQDEANSIATHKSNVWIDLSGWSPKYFPESLVRASNSMLQDKVLFGTDFPLITPQKWLGAFADLPLKDEVRPKILKHNAMRLLGLGAGGQS; encoded by the coding sequence ATGCACGTGCATGTGGAGATCGACGGGCACGGGCATTGTTCGCTGCCCCCGGCGCTGATGGACGCGTCCAGCGCGTACTTCAAGGCGGAGGAGCGGACGCCGTCCCTGGACAGCATCGCCGAGACCTACCGTGCGCTCAACATGGCCGCCGTCGTTTTCACCGTCGATGCGCGGACCAAGCTTTCGCACAAACCGAACAGCATCGAGGACATCGTCGAAGGCGCCGCGCGGAACAATGACGTGCTGATCCCGTTCGGCTCCGTGGACCCGCTGACCGGATCGGAGGCGATCGTGCGGGCCAAGCGGCTGGCGGAGGACTACGGGGTCCGGGGCTTCAAGTTCCACCCGAGCCTGCAGGGCTTCGACCCCAGCCAGGGGGAGTTCTACCCGCTCTGGGAGGCGTTGCAGGAGATCGGCCTGCCGGCGATTTTCCACACCGGCCAGAACGGCATGGGCGCGGGCCTGCCCGGCGGTTACGGGATCAAGCTGGCCTACTCCAATCCGCTGCTGCTGGATGCCGTCGCCGCGGACTTCCCGGGGCTGCAGGTCATCATGGCGCACCCCTCGGTGCCGTGGCAGGACGAGGCCAACTCGATCGCCACGCACAAGTCCAACGTGTGGATCGACCTCTCGGGCTGGTCGCCGAAGTACTTCCCCGAGTCGCTGGTGAGGGCTTCCAACTCAATGCTGCAGGACAAGGTCCTCTTCGGGACGGATTTCCCGCTGATCACGCCGCAGAAGTGGCTGGGTGCCTTTGCCGACCTGCCGCTGAAGGACGAGGTCCGGCCGAAGATCCTCAAGCACAACGCGATGCGGCTGCTGGGCCTGGGCGCGGGCGGGCAGTCGTGA
- a CDS encoding SDR family NAD(P)-dependent oxidoreductase translates to MSLAGKAAIVTGSGRGLGLAYAQELAKQGAAVVINDVDQQIADEAVAGITAAGGRAVAVVAPVGSTETAKQLVAAAVDNFGRLDILVTNAGVLRDKSLLKMTDEDFDLVINVHLRGTFTCVREAYAYFKENRIPGRIITIGSPTGQRGNFGQTNYAAAKAGIVGMVRTWALEMKKAGITANAVIPVAATAMTKTVPFFQKAVEADERGEAMPDFFRKDLGFGTADDVAGLVAYLASDAAANVTGQAIGVGGDRLQLWSHPEAVATEYRDGGWTYEALGERFDDLFGQRLQTVGEEFPELPAELQPETAGSK, encoded by the coding sequence ATGTCACTGGCAGGAAAAGCAGCCATCGTCACCGGCAGCGGCCGCGGGCTTGGCCTGGCCTACGCACAGGAACTGGCGAAGCAGGGCGCCGCCGTCGTTATTAATGACGTTGACCAGCAGATCGCGGACGAAGCCGTTGCCGGCATCACCGCGGCCGGCGGCCGGGCCGTGGCCGTGGTGGCCCCCGTCGGCTCGACGGAGACCGCGAAGCAGCTGGTGGCTGCCGCCGTCGACAATTTCGGCCGGCTGGACATCCTGGTCACCAACGCGGGCGTGCTGCGCGACAAGTCGCTGCTGAAGATGACGGACGAGGACTTCGACCTCGTCATTAACGTGCACCTGCGCGGCACCTTCACCTGCGTGCGCGAGGCCTACGCCTACTTCAAGGAGAACCGCATCCCCGGCCGCATCATCACGATCGGCTCGCCCACGGGCCAGCGCGGCAACTTCGGCCAGACGAACTATGCCGCCGCCAAGGCCGGGATCGTTGGCATGGTCCGCACCTGGGCGCTGGAGATGAAGAAGGCCGGAATCACCGCCAACGCCGTCATCCCGGTGGCCGCCACCGCGATGACCAAGACCGTGCCCTTCTTCCAGAAGGCGGTCGAGGCGGATGAGCGCGGAGAGGCCATGCCGGACTTCTTCCGCAAGGACCTGGGTTTCGGAACGGCCGACGACGTTGCAGGGCTGGTTGCCTACCTCGCCTCCGACGCGGCCGCCAATGTCACCGGCCAGGCGATCGGCGTCGGCGGCGACCGCCTGCAGCTGTGGTCCCACCCGGAGGCCGTGGCGACCGAGTACCGCGACGGCGGCTGGACCTACGAGGCGCTGGGCGAGCGGTTCGACGATCTGTTCGGCCAGCGGCTGCAGACCGTTGGCGAGGAGTTTCCGGAGCTGCCGGCGGAACTGCAGCCTGAGACGGCGGGGAGCAAGTAG
- a CDS encoding MarR family winged helix-turn-helix transcriptional regulator → MAIQKTAEPRSGSATQAAEANGAATGPERLMAAELADEIEFLTARARSVGSSRANLTLKELDLKVRSYSVLSLACSDLNPSQRELADFLSLDPSQIVALVDELERRGAVTREADPRDRRSKVIVATPEGRRLYKQAFDLVRTAEEHSLGELSLEERDLLRTLLRRIAFEAAD, encoded by the coding sequence ATGGCGATACAGAAGACGGCAGAGCCCCGCTCCGGCAGCGCCACCCAGGCGGCGGAGGCAAATGGAGCGGCCACGGGTCCGGAACGGCTTATGGCCGCCGAACTCGCCGATGAAATCGAGTTCCTGACCGCTCGGGCCCGCTCCGTCGGCTCCAGCCGGGCGAACCTCACCCTCAAAGAGCTGGACCTGAAGGTGCGCTCCTACTCCGTGCTGTCGCTGGCCTGCAGCGACCTCAACCCCTCACAGCGCGAACTGGCCGACTTCCTCAGCCTGGATCCCAGCCAGATCGTGGCCCTCGTGGACGAGCTGGAACGCCGCGGCGCCGTCACCCGGGAAGCCGACCCCCGCGACCGCCGCTCCAAGGTCATCGTCGCCACCCCGGAGGGACGACGGCTCTACAAGCAGGCCTTCGACCTCGTGCGAACGGCCGAAGAGCACTCGCTCGGCGAGCTCAGCCTCGAAGAACGCGACCTGCTCCGCACCTTGCTCAGGCGCATCGCCTTCGAAGCTGCCGACTGA
- a CDS encoding ABC transporter ATP-binding protein, translating to MQSETTPAPAGKTLPANEAMLSVRGMKKVYKTDGGDIEAVRNLTFDLRAGELACLVGPSGSGKTTLLKCIAGLMAPTEGEVLLNGTRVVGPPKKMAVVFQEYGRSLFPWMRVRENVELPLKNQGVPKAERDRLVDDALEAVGLAHVPQSYPWQLSGGMQQRVAIARAVAYQPEVLLMDEPFAAVDAQTRADLEDLIRTVWRKLGVTVLFVTHDIDESVYLGQRVIILSSSPTVVQEDITIDLPDERDQLNTRALPRFTELRHHVYEQIQLAKAGHRPAAARQA from the coding sequence ATGCAGTCTGAGACAACCCCGGCACCGGCCGGCAAGACCCTCCCCGCGAACGAGGCAATGCTCTCGGTCCGCGGCATGAAAAAGGTCTACAAGACCGACGGCGGCGACATCGAGGCCGTCCGCAACCTCACCTTCGACCTGCGCGCAGGGGAGCTGGCCTGCCTGGTCGGCCCGTCCGGGTCCGGCAAGACCACGCTGCTCAAATGCATCGCCGGCCTGATGGCCCCGACCGAGGGCGAGGTGCTGCTCAACGGCACCAGGGTCGTCGGCCCGCCGAAGAAGATGGCCGTGGTGTTCCAGGAGTACGGCCGCTCGCTGTTCCCCTGGATGCGGGTCCGCGAGAACGTTGAACTGCCGCTGAAGAACCAGGGCGTGCCCAAGGCCGAACGCGACCGCCTGGTCGACGACGCCCTGGAAGCCGTGGGACTGGCGCACGTGCCGCAGTCCTACCCGTGGCAGCTCTCCGGCGGCATGCAGCAGCGCGTCGCGATCGCCCGGGCCGTGGCCTACCAGCCCGAGGTCCTGCTGATGGACGAACCGTTCGCCGCCGTCGACGCGCAGACCCGCGCCGACCTCGAGGACCTGATCCGCACCGTCTGGCGCAAGCTCGGCGTGACCGTCCTGTTCGTCACGCACGACATCGACGAGTCCGTCTACCTCGGCCAGCGCGTAATCATCCTGTCCTCCTCGCCGACCGTCGTCCAGGAAGACATCACCATCGACCTGCCCGACGAACGCGACCAGCTCAACACCCGCGCCCTGCCCCGCTTCACCGAACTACGCCACCACGTCTACGAACAGATCCAGCTCGCCAAAGCCGGACACCGCCCCGCAGCCGCGCGGCAGGCCTGA
- a CDS encoding ABC transporter permease — MKILKGIGYALALPVILVMIWWASTLGETNFFVPTPGVLAEKFGETWFGERIVSDVLPSLGRLFVGVVAAIIIGIVAGLLIGSIKWLRDLTEPVLEFFRAIPPPVLVPVLMLLMGITDGMKVVVIISGCVWPVLLNTIEGVRAIDSVLSDSAHTYGIRGWARIKYLVLPSAGPQIMAGVRQCLSIGLILMVISEMFASSSGLGFTIVQFQRSFAIPEMWSGIVVLGLIGVAMSFIFQFTERRILRWYHGLREVENAV, encoded by the coding sequence ATGAAAATTCTGAAGGGGATCGGGTACGCGCTGGCGCTGCCGGTCATCCTGGTCATGATCTGGTGGGCCTCCACCCTCGGCGAGACGAATTTCTTCGTGCCGACCCCCGGGGTGCTGGCGGAGAAGTTCGGCGAGACCTGGTTCGGTGAGCGGATCGTCTCGGACGTGCTGCCCAGCCTCGGCCGGCTCTTCGTCGGCGTGGTCGCGGCGATCATCATCGGCATCGTGGCGGGCCTGCTGATCGGTTCGATCAAGTGGCTGCGGGACCTGACCGAGCCGGTGCTAGAGTTCTTCCGGGCGATCCCGCCGCCGGTGCTGGTGCCGGTCCTGATGCTGCTGATGGGCATCACGGACGGCATGAAGGTCGTCGTGATCATCTCCGGCTGCGTCTGGCCGGTGCTGCTGAACACCATCGAAGGCGTCCGCGCGATCGACTCGGTCCTCTCCGACAGCGCCCACACCTACGGCATCCGGGGCTGGGCGAGGATCAAGTACCTGGTCCTGCCCTCCGCCGGCCCGCAGATCATGGCCGGTGTCCGCCAGTGCCTGTCCATCGGCCTGATCCTGATGGTCATCTCCGAAATGTTCGCCTCCTCGTCGGGGCTCGGCTTCACCATCGTGCAGTTCCAGCGCTCGTTCGCGATTCCGGAAATGTGGTCCGGCATCGTGGTGCTGGGCCTGATCGGTGTGGCCATGTCGTTCATCTTCCAATTCACCGAGCGCAGGATCCTGCGCTGGTACCACGGCCTGCGAGAGGTAGAAAATGCAGTCTGA
- a CDS encoding ABC transporter permease has protein sequence MTAQAVNKSGAAHAAPKRPARKMPSKQLLGIAGILAFLLIWELVPRVGIVEPRFLPPASEVIGALARDFGLTAFWVAVGETMLAWLLGLVIAIVLATVLGFIIGSSSFLRKLTNSTVEFLRPIPSVALIPLAVLLFGVKIESTLMLVVYASFWQVFIQVLYGVTDVDNVAMNTAKSYGLGRVARIRYVVFPTALPYLMTGVRLAASVALILAITAELVIGSPGLGREIALAQSGGAISGMYALVLATGLIGVLINLLMRWIERKTLSWHSSIRSEVIV, from the coding sequence ATGACGGCGCAGGCGGTTAACAAGAGCGGTGCCGCGCACGCCGCACCGAAGCGCCCGGCGAGGAAGATGCCGAGCAAGCAGTTGCTGGGCATCGCCGGCATCCTGGCCTTTCTGTTGATCTGGGAGTTGGTGCCCAGGGTCGGTATTGTCGAGCCGCGGTTCCTGCCGCCGGCGTCCGAGGTGATCGGGGCCCTGGCCCGCGATTTCGGCCTGACGGCTTTCTGGGTTGCGGTGGGCGAGACGATGCTGGCCTGGCTGCTGGGCCTGGTGATCGCGATCGTGCTGGCCACGGTGCTGGGCTTCATCATCGGTTCGTCGTCGTTCCTGCGGAAGCTGACTAATTCCACGGTGGAGTTCCTGCGGCCGATTCCGTCGGTGGCGCTGATCCCGCTGGCGGTGCTGCTGTTCGGTGTGAAGATCGAGTCCACGTTGATGCTGGTCGTGTATGCCTCCTTCTGGCAGGTCTTCATCCAGGTGCTGTACGGGGTGACGGACGTGGACAACGTGGCGATGAACACGGCTAAGTCCTACGGGCTGGGCCGGGTGGCCCGGATCCGGTACGTGGTCTTCCCGACCGCGCTGCCGTACCTGATGACCGGCGTGCGCCTGGCCGCTTCGGTGGCGCTGATCCTGGCGATCACGGCCGAACTGGTCATCGGTTCGCCGGGGCTGGGCCGCGAAATCGCATTGGCTCAGTCGGGCGGCGCGATCTCGGGCATGTACGCCCTGGTCCTGGCGACCGGCCTGATCGGCGTGCTGATCAACCTGCTGATGCGCTGGATCGAGCGCAAGACCCTGTCCTGGCACTCGTCCATCCGTTCCGAGGTGATCGTATGA
- a CDS encoding lantibiotic dehydratase C-terminal domain-containing protein gives MSQLTAIRTSETLSLKSYWWVLSIYTGRQDVAETVIGELVTPLVAHARREGVGRWYFGHHVDEVGPHIKVRFLGHRSALDSLQRFELAARGRLLEAVPTARIQQNYVLPPNCEDLAGLVGPEPVSMVHESELDRFGGADGLVLAEEVFELSSELASWAVGRFSKSQGRTALGALLLSDAAWAMMNGPKSAQWPDRRRLSWNYCWDNHLRVSTLELGRGAAKARAGLAASLAPRTAPMHRLMAATAAEGSVQNWRRRWKRAIDAYLYRADKSRVSRSAQNLMFSQSHYMMNRLGFTMWEEAALGIYARAWTPDTESALLEKRRR, from the coding sequence ATGAGCCAGCTGACAGCCATCCGCACCTCGGAAACGCTCAGTCTCAAATCATACTGGTGGGTCCTGTCTATATACACGGGTAGACAGGACGTAGCCGAAACCGTCATAGGAGAACTGGTTACGCCGCTGGTGGCCCACGCTCGCCGCGAAGGCGTGGGCCGCTGGTACTTCGGTCATCATGTTGATGAGGTGGGGCCTCACATAAAGGTCCGGTTCCTGGGCCACCGCTCAGCCCTCGATAGCCTCCAGAGGTTTGAGTTGGCGGCCCGGGGCCGGCTCCTTGAAGCCGTGCCCACTGCCAGGATCCAGCAGAACTACGTACTGCCTCCGAACTGCGAGGACCTGGCCGGCCTGGTCGGGCCTGAGCCGGTGTCGATGGTTCACGAATCGGAGCTGGACCGATTCGGCGGCGCCGATGGCCTGGTTCTGGCCGAGGAGGTCTTCGAGCTTTCATCTGAACTTGCGAGCTGGGCGGTTGGCCGCTTCAGCAAGTCGCAGGGGCGGACGGCCCTGGGAGCGCTGTTGCTCTCGGATGCCGCCTGGGCAATGATGAACGGCCCGAAGTCCGCCCAGTGGCCGGACCGGCGCAGGCTGTCCTGGAACTACTGCTGGGACAACCATTTGAGGGTCTCGACGTTGGAGCTCGGGCGCGGTGCTGCAAAGGCGCGCGCCGGTCTGGCTGCCAGTCTTGCCCCGAGGACGGCCCCGATGCACCGCCTGATGGCAGCGACAGCAGCCGAAGGCTCCGTGCAGAACTGGCGCCGCCGCTGGAAGCGGGCAATTGATGCTTACCTCTACCGGGCTGACAAGTCCCGGGTGAGCCGCAGCGCCCAGAACCTTATGTTCAGCCAGTCGCACTACATGATGAATCGGCTTGGCTTCACGATGTGGGAAGAAGCAGCCTTGGGAATCTACGCCCGCGCGTGGACGCCTGATACTGAATCCGCTCTGTTGGAGAAGAGAAGAAGATGA
- a CDS encoding helix-turn-helix transcriptional regulator — MLSGTAFELYEHAVANPEWTKESASTALGYTIRDLNAAIAELVSRKLLQQPAPHIEAFIAIPPDVALSQLVDADERLLIDLRAKISGHRSDMAALVPSYLAARKNVGLDSTVEVLEDPGVIRKLLIDYGRDVSEQVLISQPGTGSTAEVHEESIQKDLELLGRGVVRKNLYSTSTLDHVPTRKAVAATAPAGLEYRTLPYVPLKVLIFDRNLALVARQLFPDDRGALVVRDPKLIHVFTHLFNVAWELATPYNSDEDSPAAQLNSVQQSILRGMASGHSDEVIARRLDISVRTCRRHIAWMLEQLGAESRFQAALKAKDAGWL; from the coding sequence ATGCTGAGCGGCACAGCCTTCGAACTGTACGAACACGCCGTAGCCAATCCGGAATGGACGAAAGAGTCTGCTTCCACGGCGTTGGGCTACACGATACGTGACCTCAACGCCGCAATCGCGGAACTAGTGAGCCGCAAGTTGCTGCAGCAGCCGGCACCGCATATCGAGGCCTTCATCGCCATCCCCCCGGACGTCGCGCTCTCCCAGCTGGTGGACGCGGACGAGCGGCTGCTGATCGACTTGCGGGCCAAGATCAGCGGACACCGCAGCGATATGGCCGCCCTGGTTCCCTCGTATCTGGCGGCGCGGAAGAACGTCGGCCTCGATTCGACGGTTGAGGTGCTGGAGGACCCCGGAGTCATCCGCAAGCTGCTGATCGACTACGGCCGCGACGTCAGCGAGCAGGTCCTGATCAGCCAGCCCGGCACGGGCTCCACCGCGGAAGTGCATGAGGAGAGCATCCAGAAGGACCTGGAACTGCTCGGCCGCGGGGTCGTGCGCAAAAACCTCTACAGCACCAGCACGCTGGACCATGTGCCGACCCGCAAGGCCGTAGCAGCCACGGCTCCGGCCGGGCTCGAATACCGGACCCTTCCCTACGTGCCGCTGAAGGTGCTGATCTTCGACCGGAACCTGGCCCTTGTGGCCCGCCAGCTTTTCCCCGACGACCGCGGGGCGCTCGTGGTGCGCGACCCGAAGCTCATCCACGTCTTCACCCATCTGTTCAACGTGGCCTGGGAGCTCGCGACGCCCTACAACTCGGACGAGGACAGCCCCGCCGCCCAGCTGAACAGCGTCCAGCAGTCGATCCTGCGCGGCATGGCCTCGGGCCACTCCGACGAAGTGATCGCCCGCCGGCTCGACATCAGCGTCCGGACCTGCCGGCGGCACATCGCCTGGATGCTGGAGCAGCTTGGCGCCGAAAGCCGCTTCCAGGCCGCGCTCAAGGCCAAGGACGCCGGCTGGCTCTGA
- a CDS encoding PLP-dependent aminotransferase family protein: MTAHQPTAPADLSTETEVALERAATSHRHHELFSERASKIKQSAVRDVFDISLRPGLVSLAGGNPFLQSLPLEKIGGMAYKLVTEHGLTALQYGGGQGMEKLREQICEVMAEEGITDADPGNVVVTVGSQSAQDVACKVFCNPGDTVLCEDPTYVGALNTFEAYEVNVEAVAMDDRGLVPDELRRRIAEVRSAGGNIKFLYTIPNFNNPSGITLAAERREEIVRICQESNILIIEDNPYGLLRFDGRPIPPLRAGHPADVIYMGSFSKILAPGLRIGWALVPSHLQRRFYLASEAVTLCPPTLNQMLVSEYLDGHDWRGQITTYRDLYAERCLAMLSALKEFMPPGVTWTRPEGGFFVWVTLPPGIDTYPLLHRAIDAGVVFIPGAAFTPSDEPSNRLRLAFSAVAGDRIREGVRRLAPVIAEAIEAGEAQLPEDA; the protein is encoded by the coding sequence GTGACAGCACATCAGCCGACTGCGCCCGCCGATCTTTCCACGGAGACCGAGGTCGCTCTGGAGCGCGCCGCGACCTCCCACCGCCACCACGAGCTGTTTTCCGAGCGGGCGTCCAAGATCAAGCAGTCCGCGGTCCGTGACGTCTTCGACATCTCGCTGCGGCCGGGGCTGGTCTCGCTGGCCGGGGGCAACCCGTTCCTGCAGTCACTGCCGCTGGAAAAGATCGGCGGGATGGCCTACAAGCTCGTCACCGAACACGGCCTCACCGCGCTGCAGTACGGCGGCGGCCAGGGCATGGAAAAGCTTCGGGAACAGATCTGCGAGGTCATGGCCGAGGAAGGCATCACCGATGCCGACCCGGGGAACGTCGTCGTTACCGTAGGATCCCAGAGTGCGCAGGACGTCGCCTGCAAGGTGTTCTGCAACCCCGGGGACACCGTCCTGTGCGAAGATCCGACCTACGTCGGTGCGCTTAATACCTTCGAAGCCTACGAGGTCAACGTCGAAGCCGTCGCCATGGACGACCGCGGGCTCGTTCCGGATGAGCTCCGGCGGCGCATCGCCGAGGTCCGCTCCGCCGGCGGCAACATCAAGTTCCTCTACACGATCCCCAACTTCAACAATCCCTCGGGCATCACGCTGGCGGCCGAACGGCGGGAAGAGATCGTGCGGATCTGCCAGGAATCGAACATCCTGATCATCGAGGACAACCCCTACGGGCTGCTGCGCTTCGACGGTCGGCCGATTCCGCCCCTGCGGGCGGGGCATCCGGCGGACGTGATCTACATGGGCTCGTTCTCCAAGATCCTCGCCCCGGGCCTGCGCATCGGCTGGGCGCTGGTGCCGTCCCACCTGCAGCGCCGGTTCTACCTGGCCAGCGAAGCCGTGACGCTGTGCCCGCCCACGCTGAACCAGATGCTGGTGTCGGAGTACCTCGACGGGCACGACTGGCGCGGCCAGATCACCACCTACCGCGACCTCTATGCGGAGCGCTGCCTCGCGATGCTTTCCGCGCTGAAGGAATTCATGCCGCCGGGGGTCACCTGGACGCGCCCCGAAGGCGGCTTCTTCGTCTGGGTGACGCTGCCGCCGGGAATCGACACGTACCCGCTGCTCCACCGCGCTATCGACGCCGGCGTCGTGTTCATCCCGGGAGCCGCATTCACGCCGTCGGACGAGCCGTCCAACCGGCTCAGGCTGGCCTTCAGCGCCGTGGCAGGCGACCGGATCCGCGAGGGCGTCCGCCGGCTGGCCCCGGTCATCGCCGAGGCCATCGAGGCGGGAGAGGCGCAGCTGCCTGAGGACGCCTAG
- the rraA gene encoding ribonuclease E activity regulator RraA produces MTETTGTAVQTADLYDERGEELQSVPLQFLDLGANTTFSGPVRTIRCHEDNGLVKSVLNSPGDGCVLVVDGDGSLNTALMGDLIAAAAVENGWAGVVINGAVRDRAVLAGLPLGIKALGSNPRKSAKESAGEVDAPVEFSGVQFRPGAMLYADLDGILVER; encoded by the coding sequence ATGACCGAGACGACCGGCACCGCTGTACAGACTGCCGACCTTTACGACGAGCGCGGCGAGGAACTGCAGTCCGTCCCGCTGCAGTTCCTGGACCTTGGCGCGAACACGACCTTTAGCGGGCCTGTCCGCACCATCCGCTGCCACGAGGACAACGGCCTGGTGAAGTCCGTGCTGAATTCCCCGGGCGACGGTTGTGTCCTGGTGGTTGACGGAGACGGATCGCTCAACACCGCGTTGATGGGGGACCTGATCGCCGCGGCGGCCGTGGAGAACGGCTGGGCCGGCGTCGTCATCAACGGCGCCGTCCGGGACCGTGCCGTGCTGGCCGGCCTGCCGCTGGGGATCAAGGCGCTGGGCAGCAATCCCCGCAAGAGTGCCAAGGAGTCGGCAGGCGAAGTGGACGCGCCGGTGGAATTCTCCGGCGTGCAGTTCCGTCCCGGCGCGATGCTCTACGCGGACCTCGACGGCATCCTCGTGGAGCGCTGA